The stretch of DNA GCGAAAGTCTGACAGGGCCCgcacagggagaaaggcgccgAATCGGGAAAACATGCAGCCGAGACACAAGCGACCACCTTCCCGTCTTCTATGTCTATCGAGATACACACTTCAGCACGTGGAACCTGTGTATCTcggaatatatatatatatatatatatacatctaccTGTTTGGTTGTTTGTGAGATCATGCATTTATACGGTGTCGGTAGATACATAGATACGGATATGCGCCTGTGTACACGGATTGTGAGAGACCAGGGCTGTGGGCACCTCTGGGGGCTGGGAATTGGGAGGCACTATCGATAATTTTCGGactttccgtttctgcgaGATTTCTCAAACCAGCTGGAGGAGCAAGACCAACGTTTAGCTGCTCTCTTCtactctcctttctgtcaACGCCCGCAGCAGGTTTATGCCCGCATGTGAAGATGTTGGGTAACCCTacgttctttcttccttgtctctcttgtaGGCAAGcattcgttttctcttctgtgccGCGGGCAGTGACGTGCTTCTTCTGGCTTCGCACTGTCAACTTCACTGTGTAAAGGACTGGAGGAATTGCTATAGAACTTTCCTGACAAAAGCGAttgtcttcctccgtttGTTATTTCCCGGcacaaaagaggaaacgatACGGGACCGGTTGGTAAAGgacgtgtatatatgcatatatatatatatatatatacatatatatacatccatGAAAGCCCACCGATCCTGTGTGAATCTTGAATACAGCAAGCTCCAGATGCTTTTGGTGTTTGATTGAATGCTAGAAATTGAACTGCAGCGTCTGTGCCTGCTTCAGCAACGGATATACCTGCATGACACTTCCGTCGCTCGACTTCAGGAGTTCTGGTGAAGCGGTGGGGAGCGCTTCCAGAGACCGGTGAAATGGCAAATACGTTCGACCTTATTCCCGTAGAGAAAGCGACTGTGGCTGACAAAATCCCGTGCTTCGCAACTGAAGCGACAAAGAACATGGCTTTCACTGGAAAAGACGAACTCAAACAGCATCACTAAGAAAACCAGGTTCGTAAGCTGCCATGCAACGAACCAGGCAATTAATTGACAGATTCTTCGACCTGAAATCGAAAAAGTACTTCAGGCTCTATGAAAGGAGCAATACGAGCACCGGGGATCGAACCCGGGACCTCTCGCGTGTGAGGCGAGCGTCATAGCCACTGGACCATGCTCGCGTCAGTTGCATCGAATTTGTTTCTTACGCACTCCCTTGACGAGGCTGACTGCTTTCCAGGCGTATCAACCCCCCGATAATGCCTTGCGAAGATACGTTTTTGGTTGATAGTGTTGATGGTGCGATGTCTCTACCCTTGATCGTGGTAAGCGTGATAACCTTGAAACGCTGCTTAAAAGGTTGAGAGGCCGCGTAacagaggggggggggggggtatagggtttagggttGGAATAGCGCGCAAATAAGTgagcagagacgcaaacgTTCACCAAAAAGTATCTTACTCGGGAGCCGCGCGATCGTGGCCTAGTGGCTGTGAAGGCTCACTCACACGCGAGAGGGCCCGCGTTGAATTCGCACCGGTCCCTCAGTAGACGATGTTCTTCGGGAATGATGGGTTTAGGACGACGCTTAGCGATTCCCGGCTCTCGCAGTATTCGTTTGTGGCAATGGAGCTGCGCTCTTTCACTCACAGGCAAAGTGAGAGATGGTCAGCGACTTCACCTGTGGTGTACCTGTGGCTGCTGGATTGTGTATTCTGCACAACTCACCGTCCATCACACCGAACCTACCGACAGCACTGAGCATGTTTGTGAGTACCGGCGCTCACAGTGTCGCTGCGGAAGTTTTGCACTCGTTTCGGTTCGTGCATGATCAAGCGCTGATGAGAGTGGCGGCGCTCGCGAGTTACACCAAAGGCCCTTGTGCTACTCGTGCTACTGAGATAGTGCTGTGTTCGCCATTGTAAGACACGCACATTTATGCCACACTGGATTTCTCACATTCTTAAATAAAGACTCGacctgcgtgtgtgtggctCTAGAAAAGCCGATAGTACTGTCTATTTGAATCAGTCGAACGGGCACACCGAGCTTCGGTCTCCCACAACTCGTGGTGAGACTCAAGTGATCTGCTGCTCCATACCACCGTTTTCCCGGTTAACTCGAGAAAAGGCACCTGGCCCTGTTAAATTAGCACAGAGTGAGAGACCAAGTCCAAGCCAGTAAAGGGAAATCGACAACTAACAGAAACCATCAATTTCGTAACAATATTTTCCGGACAAAGCTGCCATGCAGTTGACGTTTCAATACGAGCACCGGGGATCGAACCCGGGACCTCTCGCGTGTGAGGCGAGCGTCATAGCCACTAGACCATGCTCGCGCCTAAGCACTCACTGGTCCCAGTTCTTCCGGGAAGCTTCGCAAACTGATTTTTCTCCGATGCTCATCACTGCGGCTGGTCTTCCCTGTGCCGACACGCCGCGTACGGTGGCATAACTGACGGTCGCTGAGATTCTTGCTCGTCAAGTCTGGTGTCCCCCCGCGTTCCCCACAAAACGCCAGCTGGAGCATCCTTTCACCGCCTCTTGTTCAGACAAGAAAACCGTCGAACAGACTATCGAATGCATCAACGTGCTCCAACGCTATACTAAGCCCGAGGGCCAATTCCACTTGAATGACCCCCCAGAGGCACCGTCTGTACGAGCGCTACTACTGCCGACTACCTTTTCGTGTCCTAGAAGCCGGCCCAGACGGTTTGGGCGGTAGGCGACGTTTAATACGGCACTGTTCTTCCGGCCTTGTACCCTCTTACGAGCACTGAGCGTCATAGGTCGCCCGCATACAGGACGGCCAGCATTACCGGCCTGTTCCTAACTTGTGCTGATGTCACTGGCGAAGCATTTCTCCTGCTACCGAATACAAATGGCCCGTGTGCAGTCACTGaagcctcgctctctggacTCACCTAAGCGTCATTTTATCGGCTCTATCTATCAACATGGACATCTCAGAGATAGAACGACACTCGAAATTTCGCAAAACGCTTTCAGTCACAGAATACCAATTGGTTCGAACGACCATggcctctttccttccaaCTGTCGACAACCTTGCGTCGGAAAATTACTTGTAAAGAATCTCTTTTCATACGAAAAAACACAGCGACAACTGATCGGCGGGAACAGGAGAAACAACCCTCCTGTGAGAGCCATTAACGGTCCGGGGAAGCCCGCAACGTTTTCCTTATCTGCGTTCTGTGACTGACAACCGACAGATGTCCCTTGTTCACCAGACACACGCTCCCCGCAAGCGGTCCACGACGGTCGTCCGCGCTTAGTTTATcccggagacaaaggagaaagcgcgagacCAAGGAAAGTCTTGTAAAAAAGGGTCACGAGAAGAACGCCAACCCACGAGACAATCTGGAGggacgggaaaacgaaaaaccACGCTCTCTTTCCGGTAAGAAGAGAATCGTTTTTGGCACCTGGGACGAGACACGGTGCGCCCCACACAGCTTTTCCATCGATGCTGCGTATTCacgacaaggaagaggaccGACTCTGCAGCCTTCTGTTGAGGCAACGTCTaatcctttttttctcgaaaTGAAGCCAGAGGCccggcctcgtcgccgcaTTCCCAAACATCCAACCTCTTCGTGTGGTGACTTGCCCAGGCTCCCTCTTCACGCTTCCTGGTGAACCCATCGGTTCTCCCCTTactcgttttctcccgacGCACCGTattcgcttccttctcatcttcgtcctcgcccttttATCAACAGTGGCATCCCTCTTGGACATCTGAAAACAGTCTCGTTTCTTGCTGGCTTGTTCCCTTttgttgcctttctctcagAAACACAACGCGTACATCGGTGCTCCActcgtctctgctccctGTTGTGTCTTatgcgtgttttttctctcagtcTCTTCCGCACATCTTGTTCATTCGCCTCGCACACCCTCTGCGCAAGTACTTCCACCTGTGGTTGCCCTCAAACTTCTCTTCCGTGAAAAAAGTGAAGAACCAAGTCCGGGAAGAAACAGCAGCGAAAGAAGGGCGCCCGGCGCACAAGCTGTCGTATCACTgttcctgcctttcctcacCCGGCTTTTGCCCACGTCGCTAAATCGggcttccctttctctcttcccttgtcTCTACGCCCCTCCGTTCGCGTACTGACCTCCACCTCCTGGGTACCCCCCTGGCcccggaggcgacggagcaGGCAGAACAGAAGAACCCGACAGGAGCCCCGCTGAGGCTGCTGCGGGCGCCGGAAGAATGCTCGGGTTTCCGGTGCCGCCCGGTGAGCAACCGGAAACTCCTGTGTGTGAGCCCCCGCACGCGTCCCCCGACGAACACCCGGAGGCGGAACACGACGCACTCGACGTggccgaagacggcgaagtttcttcctcgtcttcttcctgcttaGGCTGTCGCCGCGGGCCAGCGTAGGCTAAGGTTTTGTTATACAAGGAGGAatgagagcgaaggaaatTGGGTTTCGGATCGTAGAACATCTCCTTCCGAAATCTGACTTCGCTGAAATAATGCGCCTCCACGATCTTCCCACCAAACTTGCGGCCATTGAGAGCCtgaaaacacagacacacagcggCAACACAGGAATGCGGGAACCCTCCTGCATCCACACCACGCACACAGGATCAGGAAAACGACCCGCGCGCAGATAGCCACTCGCACGGTCTCGCCAGCcatctgtttttttttcctttctcgagATTCACGATTTCCCTGCCAGATACAGAGCGACATGCGCGCATGAATGTCTTGTGCGGAGCCCTTCAGGCTTCCTGTCTACTCtttcctccccccccccctcaaNNNNNNNNNNNNNNNNNNNNNNNNNNNNNNNNNNNNNNNNNNNNNNNNNNNNNNNNNNNNNNNNNNNNNNNNNNNNNNNNNNNNNNNNNNNNNNNNNNNNCGCGGCGAGCGCCTTTTACGACTTTCGTCGTCCCGCACCGTGTCAGGCGCGCTCTCCACCCTCGAAACACCAGGTGCCGCAGTTtgtctcccccccccccatgcccctctcgcgttcttgcGTCTTTCTAATCTTTATGCCCACTTACTTTCCTCGCCTTGGCAGACCATTCGCAGTCTTCAAATTCGACGTACGCGAAACCGATAGTCGCAGGCTTCTGCTCGTTGCCGTCGCTTCGCTTGCCTCCCGCCGCTTCGTCCTTCACCTCCGCTTCCTTTGCCTTTTCAACAccctcgttctcgccgtccgctGCGTTCTCGGTCACCTCCTGCTTCACCATCGCTGTGCCTGCGTCCTCGGTCTTCACCTCCGaatctccctcttccttcttcgcgtgcgccgctgtctcgcgctctttctGCTGATACTCAGGCTGGCTCTCGTGCTCAAATCCCCTAACCGGGCGCGGGATGTTCACCGACAGCACTGGACCGCCACACTCTTCGCATTCCAAGCGGATGTCTTCCACGATTTCCTCGTACTCCTTGTCGTCGAGGAGCTGAGCCACACAGCCCCAGACGAAACTCCACAACGAAAgaacatgcatgcatccggTTGCACCTAAAAAGTTCCTcgcctgtccttcctcgtctcgtgCTTGCCATCAATTAAAAACGTATTTTGGGTGGCATGCATCagtcgtgtctctcccggTGTTTCGGGCACGGTCCGGCCTGGCTGTGGAAACGGGCACATGTTTGTGGTTAAGCCAGACCTTTATGTGGTCCTGTTTGACGATCATCTCGTCTTTCGCCCCTTCCCCGATTCTTCCCCATGTCACTCGCGTTCGCGTCCCAAGCCGCCGAAACTCTGTCTCATATAGGCACCCGCGTCTCCTGTATCCTCCCCCCTTTTGTTCCGCAGACCGACGACCCGCCGGGggccttcgctttctgcaAACGGTTGGTGCtccgcgctctcgctcttctttcaaGTTGCTTACGTCTTCAACGTCGACAATGTtcgagaggaggaggacgcGCGTGCACACCTGCGGCCGCAGCAAGGCCTGGATGCTcatttcctctccgtccatctcttcttcctcttcgtcctccgctttcatctgcttcgccttcgccttcttgaAGAACGGGGCAATAACTTCTTGCTGAATCGCCTCTTCCGCAAGCAGAATGCGGTACGGCGAGTTCGAGTGCAGAATGTCCATAGCTTGTTCCTGACTCTCCAAATCGACGTACTCGACAATGCAGACCATCTGCCAGAAAACAGAACGCGCCACCAGCACGCGCACAGCTCTCTCCTGTCGATCGCGTTCGCGTGTTAGCCAGCGATAACGCGGGCGAGGACCCGCGTGTGTTGAGGGATGTAGCGACAGACGAGGGAACCCACAAGGATGCGACCACACAGAAATCCACGCGACGTACCTCAGAGCCGTCGTCCTTCTTCAGCAGATGGAAAGCATTCACTGGGCCAAACGTCTCAACCAACTGGCGAACCTGCACCGAAGCACGAATCCGCAAGAAACAGCTCATCCATCATGCGCGTCTCGACAGaaatagatatatatatatatatatatatgtatatacgtatatatttacatatacatatacatttacatatacatttatatttatatatatatatatatatctgcctGTACAAACACACCGGGAACACAGATACGAAGAAACGATGTGCGACGGTCATTGCTGGAAGGCTGACATGCACGCACGTTTGGCAGCATTTATGCGCTCCGGCCTAGAGATGGACCCCGAGGTCTCTGTGCGGTTGTGCGGATTCGCGCACGCAccgcgtatatatatatatatatataaatatccACACAAGGATATGGGTTTGAAAACACCTGCATGCTTGCTCTCAGCTTGTGTTCGAGGTCCTTTGCTCTGTAGAACAAGATGATGCTTTGCCCTTTTATGCTCCAAGAGGTGTCCTCTCATAGTTCTCACTTTTTCTTCCGACATGAGGGGTGGGAGGTCGAGAATGCACAGACGTTCAGGCTGTTGATTCTCTGCAAGCAGACATCGCGAAAGAACGGACAGCCACAAACGGATgcacagaaagggagacagaaaggagtgACGGACGCGTGTCCTTCAAAAAGTCCGCTTCCAGAGAATCACGAATCAACATGCTTCCCCCTGTCCTGATGCTCTTGTTCTCGCAGGCTATGCGACAGGAAGACAAAAAAACTCCAACCAATcgcttgttcttctccgtgttTAGCATCCCTTTCCCGTGAACCAAGAAACACAccgatgcatgcgcaacTAAAGACCACTGCACCCTAGATATATCCCTTGATGTGAATATGCATATACGGAGTGGCCCGCGTACATACGGCTGCAGTACACGATGCTCCAAAGCACAAGCACAATaaagcgcatgcatatatatatatatatatatatatatatatatatatatatatcacatgcacatctatatatatatatatatcactATATATCacattcacatatatatatatatatatacgtatatatatgcatcaGATACTCGGGAGACCCGACGGTTGGGCCGTTGCTTActgtcttctttcgtttGTGAGGAAGTGACTCCGTGGGCGGCGAGCTGTGCGGCCGCCAGAGCGGCCTGCGGATTGGACGCAACAGTCGCCACAGAGGTCCCCGGCGTGcccgcggcggctgcgcccCCAAGTGTTCCGACGCCTCCGGCCCCGGTCGTTTGGGCTCCAGGGACACCCGCCACCGCTCCAGGAAGGCCCGCAGCCCCAGGAACGGCGCCGAGTCCCACGCCGGGGAGTGCACCCCCGACTATCCCAGCGCCCATGGCAGCCTGCGGATGGAGAAGGGGAATCGTCGGCGGCGGAATGAGATGGTTCATGTCTTGCGGGTAGGTTTTGGGACGCCCGATGCGGaggctgagagagacagcggagcgaaagaggcgaggccgcaagagacagacgcacaGGCCAGAGAGACATGAGCCGGTGGCAGATCTGCGCCATAAGGGCGCAAACAGCACATTCAACAGGTCCGGCGCAAGGCGATTACTCACTCCACCACATCGCCGCGCAACGGCCGGAAAACCGACACAGCCAGCGTGCGGCGGAACTGACCTCTTCAGGACCAGCAACcaaagaaaacgcgccgGATGCAGACGCGCACGCACACGTTTCCACTCACACACGCGCTGGACATTGCCTCTCCCCGGTGTTACCGCCGAACGCAAGACGTTGCCATCCCTTTCCAGCGCTCACACCCACGCGGGCCGGCATATGCTGGCGGACGGGTAGATGCATTCGCATGCACGCATTTACGCgatgcagacacacacacacacgcatgcacgatGCCCAAAAGCCTTCCTAAAAAGCAGTGTGCTTGTCCTGTGTCCTACAAGCCCCTGCAAAGAAGTGCCCAGATCCTCCAGCACAGCGTAGCCCGTCCCCAAGGGAGAGAGCCGCCCTGCGGCGCTCCACGGCACCGATCTCTCCCAGGGCGGTCGTGGAACTCGACAGAAAGGATTCCAGCCCGGGAGGCACCGCGCCGAAACAGAACAGCTGCACAGCGTGTACGCGCGAGATGTTCGAAGTGGGCGCTTGCCAAAAACCCGCCACGGTGCCGAGCACTGCTCGCCTCCCGTCTTCAAAAAAAATTGCACACGGGGGGAAGAAGTTCGACGCTCCGCCCCTGTGCGGAGGCGCTTCCTGGTGAGGCCTTTTTTTGCCCAGGCGTGAACGTCTTCCTGCATCTATGGGGATACATCGGCACGTGTGCGAGCTCGATGCGCGGGCAGAGTCTGGACCACACACAGGCACCGACTGTGTGCTTGCCCCCCGGCCAGTCTAGCCACCCTGCACCAGCCTCGatttgcgtcttcttcgacaCTGGAACCTCTTTCGCATCCACAGCATCTGTTTCAGCGAGTGGATCGCGAGCCCTTGTGTCGCCTACGAGGCGCCAGGGACTTACTTGAGGGTCACCTATGCAACGGGATAGTGTCCTTTCAACGCTGTTAACACTGCTTATCAATTTCTGAAAAGGAAACTAGAAAGGAGATCGACAGCACGCCGAGACGCACCTCGTGCACTCTCGTCCACCGCTACATTGCGCGGCAGGACGAAAGCGACGCAGCCGCCGGCTTCTTCCAGTTCGATGCGCCGCCCCCCAAGTCAAAGAGACGCCACCAGACACCGATGGAGATCGGGATTTCAAAAAACGTTCTTACTTAAAGCCCATGCAGTTCAGTCCGTTCAACTGCATCCCGTTGCTCGCCTCCTCCATCGTGCGAAACTCGACGAACGCGTAGTGACCGTCGGTGCTTCGCCAGGCCTTGACTGCGGGCGGGCCTGTTGAAGTGtgaaaagaagacaggaaaacacGACGACTTGTTTCTTCGACGCACGTCGCGGGCAGAGCCGAAAAACGCCCTCGGCACAGGTCTCTGCTGCTACGGGAACACCGGCTACTGCAGTtaggagacacagacgaaacCACGTTCTTTACGATTGCTGTGCACCGCCACCCCAATTGACCTCTAACGGCCGTCCGCGAGTCAGgggcacagaaaaagagacagagagaaagagccgaCCCGTGGCTCTTCTCCGGAAAGCAAAACCTCTCAGGGGGACACGCGCCAGGAAGCAGCAAGGGGCGTTTGCCTAGGTGTCACTACGCTCAACCAGCGACGCACGGCCTGCTGTCTTCCCAGTGTCTTCCCTGTGCGTTCTTCCgtgcctctcgctgcgcTTACCCGGCAAGAGCGCGCCGCCGACGGCAGCCATCGCGGCGTTTAGGAACTCCATGAGCTGCGGCACctccagagaaggcgggaggtTTCCCACGTAgagctctctcgctgccttcgtggcggcggcgtcgagggcgaggctgCTCGCGGGtccggagaaggcggcggagggcGCGACGGTGGGCAACAGGCTCGTGCCGGCGACTGCTGGCGACGCACTGATTTGCTGTTGGATGAGTTTCTTTTGTTGTTCCTCGGGCGTTTCGCCAGTTCGCGGCGGCGAGTCAAAACGGtactgcttcttcttttcgctcttccaACCGCTGGGCGTGGAgctggaagagaacgaagaagcaccgctgcgcctctcttcgtGGCGAGACCGACTGCGGCGATGCGACCGCGACCGGGACCGCCGCTTGCTGCCCGAACGGCCGTACAAAGAAGACTTcatcctctcgcgttctctctctctctctcgttctctctctctctctcgttctctctccctctctcgttctctctccctctctcgttctctctccctctctcgttctctctcgcgctcccgAGAGTGCTGGCGGTGGCGGTCGTGGTGTGACGAGGACTCGTGCCGTCTGTGGCTCCGCTTGGCGCTTCCGCggcggggcgacggcgagccccgagaggaagagtaGCCCATTTCCGAGAGGAgactgcgagagagacgggcgagctGAGACCGcggccgaggaagacacgcGCGAAGCAAAGACTCCGGcacgggaaaaggaagagacaagctGAGGGCGACAACGAGCGAAAAGCGACGGGCGCGACGGCAAAGCGAGAGCCAGAGCGCAATGGCCCTGAGGCGACTGGACCAGGTTGGCGCTACGGAAACGGCGGACTGTCGCCGGGACGCAGTGTacagacggaagaaagcacTTGAGGCTCGACCACTGAGGAGCCGCGCATCCAGTTCGCGCAACTCAGAGATGCAGTCGGAAGACCGCGATCGACCACGCGCGCATTCGACCCCGGACTGCGTTCTTAGTTGTGtaggtgtacagacacttgAACCACATGCAAGGCGCTGCAGTGCGGCACAGAATTTGCAGCGCAGAAACGCCTGGAGAAGTTTACCTCTTCAGGAGACATGGAACCGGGTTCCTGTCAGCACGCAGGCCGAAAGAAATGGGTGGGACGGGTCGGGCGCGGACAcccgggaaaacgcgagttGCTCCCCTCCGAGCACCAATCGATTGCGCCCTGCGGCGTTGCTGGGCACGCAGAAGGAAGATGAAGCTGAGAAAGGAAGAGcgcctgcagaaaaaagacgaagggCGCCAAAAGACGGTGCGTCAGACTTCCCAGTTCGACAAGAAAACGGGCGAATTCCTctgaggaagggaaaggcgagttCTCGAGCACGCCGAGCACGCCGACGAAAGAACCCCGAAGCGGCGGAAAGGAAACTGGCTcacgaacagagaaaggcaagcgaaagagagaacgctgGCTCTTGatttgtctgttttttcgccCGACGACTCGTGTTGGGCGCTTCTcttgttttcgtctccctcacGCCCTCTCGGGTTTCAGTTCCGGCCGCCACAGCAGAAACCGCACACCATCTTTACACGCAGCTCTGTGGATCCGCTGGAAACGTAGATTCGCCCTCctgtcgttttccccccttGCTCGTCgtccgccgctcgcgccctGCTGCATCGGATTAAAGACGGGTTCGTCGGCCGGCGCTGTTCCCGCGCGCGGCAGGAGCCGCATACACCTCGCAGCGGCGGAGCCTAGCCACGAAAAACAAGTTTTGCGGAGCGACGAGATaaaggagaaaggcgtcCGCTGCCGAGGAGAAACCCAGGGGATCCCCCTGCTTTTTTCTTGAGtctgctttctcgtttttcccccgGAAAGGCGGTCACTCCAGCAGCGTTGCAGCAGCCGACGTCATGCACGAGACTGCAACTGCGCATGAGGAAGTGTAACGCCCGTTGGACATGCAAATCATTGCATGCAGCACTCCGCTATATGAGCTATGAGCCCTCGCGGGGGCTGTAATTGCCGCCTTACCAtgtctgtatatacactcgTATTCGCACACGCCTCTCCACACGCTCGTAGGTCTGCTGCCTGTTTACGAACCTGCCTACTTTCTGGCGCTTTTGTACGACTCCGGGTGCATCCGTCTAGAGTGGCGTCACCTACGACCGTTCGCGAATGAAGGTTGTGgccgtctcgtctttgcGACAGTTGCAAAGACAGGCGACCGGCTGTAGACTCGCCCAGGGACGAttgggagacagagagcgtcTGAATTCCGCGGGAAGGACTTTCTGAATCGAACTGTGTTGCAGAGCGTCGTGCCTCGCGACGAGAACACATCCGGTGCCCGCAGCGCTAGAATAATGTGGCGGCATTCGCTGCTCGAGGAAGGGACTTGGTGGAATGGACGCGTTCGTGGAGGAATGACCGTCAGGGACGCTGCATGTATCTCTGTATTCACGATGCATTAAAAATCGTCCCAGGTTCTCTGCGCTAGCTTGTTCTCTTGGCTTCGACGCTCGGCGGTGTGCGCCTCCTTGCCCTCGGTGTCGTCCTCAGTGTCGctctgtccttcctttcgtcctttttcgtgtcttactcttcctctccttctcctaAACCTGCGAgccctttcttttccttcccgtgCCTCTTTCCTGCCGAGTTTTTATTCGTCTTTTGGATGCTTCGCCGTCCGCTGCGCGGTCGCCTCTCGTGTTCGTCCGGTTTCGATTCGTCTGCGTCGGTTTCACAGCCCCTCTTTGTCTCGACGctctgttttgttttcttcatctgtcgtgccgcctcctcgttctctgccATCCTTGCCTCCCTCACGCGCCAAGCACAATGCTGTTCACCTCGCCGGTGATGCTTCGAAGTCGGAGCAAGCGGCTGTTCGTCCAGCTAAAGAGTGCGGCCATGACGAACTTCTGCTACATGACAAGGAAGtcgccggagaagaaaaacttTCGCATTGCCCTTCGAAAATATGACCCCGGAGTCAACAAACACGTGTACGCTTTCAAAAGGTCGCGCGAAAACTGCGTCCATATGCATGCTTCTGCATCTCGCCGCCTCTATGGAGCTCTAATCGTCGGTCTGCGCGGGCGTTCCTACACCTGTGCGCTGTCAGCATTTCAAAACATCGTCGCATACAACTCGAGCGACTCTGTATTTACCTACTCcgtatatatagatatatgtatacctGTCTATCCAActatctctctatatatatgcatatatagacGATACATGGATATGCGTACGCCTATCCGTAGGGTTGCCACATTTCTGGGGGTGTAGGCTCCGCAAAAACAGCTGCGTTGCGTGTTGGGCACGCCCATACTTCCTCCCATCCCTGCACTGCCAATGTGGATCTCGTAgcctgcatatatatatatatatatatatat from Neospora caninum Liverpool complete genome, chromosome XI encodes:
- a CDS encoding putative U2 small nuclear ribonucleoprotein auxiliary factor U2AF, whose protein sequence is MKSSLYGRSGSKRRSRSRSHRRSRSRHEERRSGASSFSSSSTPSGWKSEKKKQYRFDSPPRTGETPEEQQKKLIQQQISASPAVAGTSLLPTVAPSAAFSGPASSLALDAAATKAARELYVGNLPPSLEVPQLMEFLNAAMAAVGGALLPGPPAVKAWRSTDGHYAFVEFRTMEEASNGMQLNGLNCMGFNLRIGRPKTYPQDMNHLIPPPTIPLLHPQAAMGAGIVGGALPGVGLGAVPGAAGLPGAVAGVPGAQTTGAGGVGTLGGAAAAGTPGTSVATVASNPQAALAAAQLAAHGVTSSQTKEDKNQQPERLCILDLPPLMSEEKVRQLVETFGPVNAFHLLKKDDGSEMVCIVEYVDLESQEQAMDILHSNSPYRILLAEEAIQQEVIAPFFKKAKAKQMKAEDEEEEEMDGEEMSIQALLRPQVCTRVLLLSNIVDVEDLLDDKEYEEIVEDIRLECEECGGPVLSVNIPRPVRGFEHESQPEYQQKERETAAHAKKEEGDSEVKTEDAGTAMVKQEVTENAADGENEGVEKAKEAEVKDEAAGGKRSDGNEQKPATIGFAYVEFEDCEWSAKARKVSGHKD